In Gemmatimonas sp., the following proteins share a genomic window:
- the rho gene encoding transcription termination factor Rho → MTERKRPIRRSRTSAAPSPDSGGDDNPYLDAPSAPAPRDAAPPPPTAGAPEEAPRPRRGRPPRRPAAEAAGDAPASVERDAPPTPPAPRAESRPEPREPRSEPRVELRPEPRSAPRPESLAPPSFFDPAAERPRLDSADRYDRAFDRPANPPASSASGASSASSAERPESRPDRPFGDRPERPDRPDRGGRQRDRGRHRHERGDRGPRGERPDVVGGAPAGGQAAPPDRPDRGSDRGPDRGPDRGGDRNSPDRGGDAAFRRNGRRGRNRFRRGGAAGEGRPPQGVDGGVERAPSVPSTPTVVEGTMSGWFDASRDGGFLRRAINSYLPDPTDPFVPPALVRLHQLRRGDKLDATFGRDPRGRQAIIEVQQLNDGSPVVLEKRSDFNTLTASYPDRKLTLETGRPAKTGPELTRRAIDLIAPIGYGQRALIVAPARAGKTTLLQAIVEGVAINHPESALLVLLVDERPEEVSEMITWGYGEVVASSFDMPPKRHVEVAEMTLERARRMVEQGKDVVIVLDSITRLARAYNTVERGTGRTMSGGLDSNAMQKPKAFFGSARMIAPQHGGGSLTIISTALVETGSRMDDVIFEEFKGTGNCEIKLDRSLADRRIFPAFDIGTSGTRREEKLYRPDQLEKVHLLRRGLHQLPPQAGMEWLIKRIAATTNNDSLLDGL, encoded by the coding sequence CGGTGGGGACGACAATCCGTATCTCGATGCACCGTCGGCGCCCGCGCCGAGGGATGCCGCGCCACCGCCGCCGACGGCCGGCGCGCCCGAGGAAGCGCCTCGACCGCGCCGTGGTCGGCCACCGCGTCGCCCCGCGGCCGAAGCCGCCGGCGACGCGCCGGCCAGCGTCGAGCGGGACGCTCCGCCGACTCCGCCCGCCCCTCGCGCCGAATCGCGCCCGGAGCCGCGCGAACCCCGCAGCGAACCCCGCGTAGAGCTCCGCCCGGAGCCGCGATCCGCGCCTCGACCGGAGTCCCTGGCTCCGCCCTCCTTTTTCGATCCAGCGGCCGAGCGGCCTCGTCTGGACAGCGCCGATCGATATGATCGCGCCTTCGATCGCCCCGCCAACCCGCCCGCCAGTAGCGCCAGCGGCGCCAGTAGCGCCAGCAGCGCCGAACGCCCCGAGTCGCGCCCCGACCGCCCATTCGGCGACCGCCCCGAACGACCGGATCGCCCCGACCGCGGAGGCCGTCAGCGTGACCGTGGCCGTCATCGCCATGAGCGCGGCGATCGCGGACCGCGCGGCGAACGCCCCGACGTCGTCGGCGGCGCTCCGGCTGGTGGTCAGGCCGCCCCGCCAGACCGACCTGATCGCGGATCTGATCGTGGACCTGATCGCGGACCTGATCGCGGTGGCGACCGCAACAGCCCGGATCGTGGCGGAGATGCCGCCTTCCGTCGCAATGGACGACGCGGCCGTAACCGCTTCCGTCGCGGAGGGGCCGCCGGTGAAGGTCGTCCGCCGCAGGGCGTTGACGGCGGCGTGGAACGTGCGCCGTCGGTGCCGTCCACGCCCACGGTGGTGGAAGGCACGATGTCCGGCTGGTTCGATGCCTCGCGCGATGGCGGCTTTCTGCGTCGCGCGATCAACAGCTACCTGCCCGACCCCACCGATCCATTCGTTCCGCCGGCGTTGGTGCGCCTGCATCAGCTTCGTCGTGGCGACAAGCTCGATGCCACGTTCGGTCGCGATCCACGCGGTCGTCAGGCCATCATCGAAGTACAGCAGCTCAACGACGGCTCGCCCGTCGTGCTCGAGAAGCGCTCCGATTTCAACACGCTCACGGCCAGCTATCCCGACCGGAAGCTAACGCTGGAAACGGGTCGCCCGGCCAAGACCGGCCCCGAACTCACGCGTCGCGCGATCGACTTGATTGCACCGATCGGCTACGGACAGCGCGCGCTCATCGTGGCACCGGCCCGTGCCGGTAAGACCACGCTGCTGCAGGCGATCGTGGAAGGCGTGGCGATCAACCATCCCGAGTCGGCGCTGCTCGTGCTCCTCGTCGACGAGCGTCCGGAAGAAGTGAGTGAGATGATCACCTGGGGCTACGGCGAAGTCGTGGCATCCAGCTTCGACATGCCGCCCAAGCGGCACGTGGAAGTGGCCGAGATGACGCTCGAGCGCGCGCGCCGCATGGTGGAACAGGGCAAGGATGTCGTGATCGTGCTCGACTCGATCACCCGTCTCGCTCGCGCCTACAACACGGTGGAGCGTGGCACCGGCCGCACGATGTCCGGTGGACTCGACAGCAACGCGATGCAGAAGCCGAAGGCATTCTTCGGATCGGCCCGTATGATCGCGCCACAGCACGGCGGTGGCTCGCTCACGATCATCTCCACGGCGCTGGTCGAAACCGGCTCGCGCATGGACGACGTGATCTTCGAGGAGTTCAAGGGTACCGGCAACTGCGAGATCAAGCTCGATCGCTCGCTCGCCGACCGTCGCATTTTCCCGGCGTTCGATATCGGCACCAGCGGCACCCGCCGTGAAGAGAAGCTCTATCGCCCCGATCAGCTCGAGAAGGTGCACCTGCTGCGTCGCGGTCTGCATCAGCTCCCGCCGCAGGCGGGGATGGAGTGGCTTATCAAGCGTATCGCCGCCACCACGAACAACGACTCACTGCTCGACGGACTCTGA